The Mesotoga infera region AGGTCTAACAGACATTTTCATGTGGGGCCTTTCGGGGCCGCAGATCTTCGGGCTGGATCAGGCCACCAGAGACAAACTGGACCTGTATGCTGTTCCATCAGGATCCTGGTCGCTACTGATGAATCCGATTCCTAACAAAGCGCCATATGTCGTTGAAGTAGGAGGGAAGGAGTACTTCAACGCCTTCGCAATCAAGGATATCAGATTCGCCATGAATGACCTGATCAACAGGCAATATCTCGTCGACGAAATTCTCGGAGGAGCCGGAACGCCGGCCTTCACTATGGCTACGACGGGTCAGCCGGGAACGTACAGGTACAACCTTCTCGCCACGAAGTTTGGTTTGACGGCCGAAGGGAACGAAGCGAGAGCTCTGGAAGTAATTGAAAGCTCTATGCAAGCTGCGGCCGCACTACCGGAAAATGTCGGCAGGCTAGAGAAGAAGGACGACGGCTTCTGGTACTTCGATAATGAGCCCGTCACAATCAAGATCGCTATTAGGGTCGATGATCCTCAAGGTCGTCTGAAGGAAGGAGATTACATCGGGGATCAGCTTGAAAAGGCTGGATTGAAGGCGGAAAGGATGTACTGGGACAGAATTAAGTGCAGCAACGTTGTCTACGGAGGCGATCCGGCAGAGTTTGCCTACCAGATGTATACGGAAGGCTGGGGTGCCGGTGCAACGAGGGCCTTCTGGGAACATATCGTTGCGCAAATGTACGCCCCATGGTATGGATACATGCCGGGCGGAATGACGGAAGGCTTCTGGAACTACGAACAGGATGAGATCGATGAAGCCACTCTTAAGGCTTACACTGGTAATTTCCTGACAGAAGAGGAGTACTGGGAACTTGCGCTCAGAGGCCTTGAACTAGGTCTGGAAGAGGCTGTCAGGATATACGTTGTCAATCAGCTCGACTTCTTTGTCGCCAACGAATCAAGACTAGAACAGAGGTTTGCCTATGGGCTGGGAGACGGTCTGAACACATGGTCGATAAGAACGGCCGTTACCGATGACCGAACGCTGTTCATAACACAGTTCTCGGCTATGGGTTCTCTCTTTATGGATGCCTGGGACCCGATAGGAACAGACGGTTTTGACAGTGTATATTCGAACTACATTGCCGAAAACCTTTACGATCCAGCGATGTTCGAGAGCCCAGCTTCGGCTATTCCAACACCTCTTAGGGCGGTGCCGATCGAAGTTCAGACGAAGGCGCGACGTAATGAAGAAGGAGACGTTGTCGGAGATTACGAAGTACCCGCAACTGCTATCAACTACTGCCCGTTTAACGAAGCCTGGCTAGAAGTTGGAGAAGGAAGCAAGTCGATCTCCATGGCTACCTACGAATTCAAGTTTGGTAAACTTCACCATGGGCAGCCTATTACGGTCGTCGACTTTCTCTATGCTCAGGCATTCCAGATGGAGTGGGCAAACAAAGAGAGCGATGACGACCTCCAGTACGAACAGGCATATTCTTCCTCTCTTCAGAGCGGTCTCGATACAATCATAGGTTGGGTTCTTAACGAGGACAACACAATAACCGTCTACTTCAATTACAACTTCCCGGCGAGCAAAGACAGGGTTGCCAGCTGGGGAGCGCCTGGTATAAGCGTTTCTTCGTCAGGCCATCCAGTCGGCTGTGCCTGGGAGATAGCGGAGGCCATGTCGCTACTTGTAACTGAAGGCAGCAAATCAGGTACCGCTTACTCAATTACGATGGATCCTGCCTTCACCGAAGTGGATGCTATTGCTCCTGCATGTGTGAAAGACATCAGAGCTAAACTTGTCGAAATGAAGGAAAGGAAGCATATTCCTAACTACATTAAGGAATTTGTTGACGAGGAGTATGTGATTGGTAGATACGAGGCTGCAATTGAATTCATAGATGATTACGGCCATGCCTACATCAGTAATGGGCCTTTCTATCTGTCGAAATTCGACTCGACTTCCAACTACATGGAATTGAGAGCTTTCAGAGATCCCGACTATCCGTACGAAGATACATATTGGATAGAAGCACTGAAAGCGGTTAGGATGGAGATAAACAGTTTGGAAACACCTGCTTTTGTAGCTAAGGGCAGCGATCTTCCCGTAAGTGTCTACGTGTCAGAAGTCACTTATCCGATAGATGAGGCAGTTCCTGCAACAACAGGAAAGGTTACTCTATCTCTGATAGTTGGACAGGAAGCACTCGAGTTCGAAGCCGCAATGACCGAAGCCGGTCTTTTCGAGTGCGTGATACCGGCCAGTGCCATCGAAGATCTCGATCCAGGATCCTACGATATCATGGCCATTGCCGAGCTGGAGGGGGCTATTCCCGCTTCTGCTTCCACTTCGATAGTAATCTACTGATAAGGCTCCGATTTAAGAGGCAGTGTCATAGACACTGCCTCTTTTTGATTTACCCAGTAGAGAGACTCTTGATCTAGAAAAAAGCTACGAACGCACTAGACTGCCTTCTCATGTGCAATTTGATTTTGCAGTCGTTATCAAACCCTCTGGAATTAAACGATTCAATCAAGAGTGAAATCGGTTCAAAAATCGTCAAATCCGATTGAGGGCACCTGCTTCGTGTTCAAATGGATGAATTCTTTTGACAAATCAAGGTTTTCGAGTAAAGAGCAGATAATACTCATTCTTTTCGTTTGCGAAGTAACCCGAGAGATTATGCTTCTCCTGTAATTTTGATTGTATGTTCAAGACAGCTATTCTCTCGGAAAATCCAGATATTGCCTGTGACTACTCCTTCGATCCTCTAATTTTTTTCAAGAACTTCTCCACATCTTCGGAAGGGATTTCTAGGTAACCGGGTTCGGCACCGGAAAGGTGAGTGATCTGAGCCAGAAACTCCAATGTCTCGAGCTTAGCATATGCCTCTTCGATACTGCTTCCACCGACAGTTACCCCATGGTTTCTCAAAACGAAGGTTCTCGAACCCTGCTTCAAGCCCTCATCGAATATATCTGCAAAATCATCCGTGCCGGGCATTCTGTAAGGAAGATAAGTTATCGGAGCCAGCATGAGCGCCGTTTCCGGAAGAACATTTACAGGAAATTTCTTCTGTAGAACTGCCATAGTGGTTGCGTAGACAGGATGAGCGTGGAAGACGGAAAGCACGTCTTCACACTCTCTGTAGATCTTCAGATGCATCCTGTATTCGGAGGATGGTTCGCGACTTCCGGTTACTTTCCTGCCATCCAGATCTACCTCGACAAGATCCTCCTCAGTAAGAAAGTGCTTTACCATTGTTGTGGGGGTTATCAAAAAATGATCTCCTATTCTGACGCTCATATTTCCGCCGGTACTCTCGGTAAGTCTTCTGTCCCACGCCAGCCTTGCAAAAAGGACCAGCTCTTCTCTAGAATCCATAGTGACCTCCATTCTGTTCGATAATCTGTTCTATATGTAGAATGAAATAATTATGAGTCGATTCTATTATAGCCAGTTATGCTACACGTGACCATCAGGCTTTGCCTGGCCAGTCTCCCCTTCGGCGGGACGCATTGCACTAAGGGGCATCAGTGGACGCAATGACGGCAAGCCT contains the following coding sequences:
- a CDS encoding ABC transporter substrate-binding protein, whose amino-acid sequence is GLTDIFMWGLSGPQIFGLDQATRDKLDLYAVPSGSWSLLMNPIPNKAPYVVEVGGKEYFNAFAIKDIRFAMNDLINRQYLVDEILGGAGTPAFTMATTGQPGTYRYNLLATKFGLTAEGNEARALEVIESSMQAAAALPENVGRLEKKDDGFWYFDNEPVTIKIAIRVDDPQGRLKEGDYIGDQLEKAGLKAERMYWDRIKCSNVVYGGDPAEFAYQMYTEGWGAGATRAFWEHIVAQMYAPWYGYMPGGMTEGFWNYEQDEIDEATLKAYTGNFLTEEEYWELALRGLELGLEEAVRIYVVNQLDFFVANESRLEQRFAYGLGDGLNTWSIRTAVTDDRTLFITQFSAMGSLFMDAWDPIGTDGFDSVYSNYIAENLYDPAMFESPASAIPTPLRAVPIEVQTKARRNEEGDVVGDYEVPATAINYCPFNEAWLEVGEGSKSISMATYEFKFGKLHHGQPITVVDFLYAQAFQMEWANKESDDDLQYEQAYSSSLQSGLDTIIGWVLNEDNTITVYFNYNFPASKDRVASWGAPGISVSSSGHPVGCAWEIAEAMSLLVTEGSKSGTAYSITMDPAFTEVDAIAPACVKDIRAKLVEMKERKHIPNYIKEFVDEEYVIGRYEAAIEFIDDYGHAYISNGPFYLSKFDSTSNYMELRAFRDPDYPYEDTYWIEALKAVRMEINSLETPAFVAKGSDLPVSVYVSEVTYPIDEAVPATTGKVTLSLIVGQEALEFEAAMTEAGLFECVIPASAIEDLDPGSYDIMAIAELEGAIPASASTSIVIY
- a CDS encoding class II aldolase/adducin family protein, with the protein product MDSREELVLFARLAWDRRLTESTGGNMSVRIGDHFLITPTTMVKHFLTEEDLVEVDLDGRKVTGSREPSSEYRMHLKIYRECEDVLSVFHAHPVYATTMAVLQKKFPVNVLPETALMLAPITYLPYRMPGTDDFADIFDEGLKQGSRTFVLRNHGVTVGGSSIEEAYAKLETLEFLAQITHLSGAEPGYLEIPSEDVEKFLKKIRGSKE